The following are from one region of the Paraglaciecola sp. L1A13 genome:
- the rimO gene encoding 30S ribosomal protein S12 methylthiotransferase RimO translates to MTVETFNPKQTTTLETPVKILEADKPATLSTGSRIGFVSLGCPKNLVDSERILTQLRTEGYDVVNTYNDSDLVIVNTCGFIDTAVQESLDTIGEALAENGKVIVTGCLGIKEDEIREVHPNVLAITGPHAYEEVVNQVHQHLPQPSHNPYLNLVPDIGVKLTPRHYAYLKISEGCNHRCTFCIIPSMRGDLVSRPIGEILDEAQRLKNAGVKELLVISQDTSAYGVDVKNKMGFWNGMPVKTGMTELCEKLGEMGMWVRLHYVYPYPSVDKIMPLMASGKVLPYLDIPFQHASPRILKLMKRPAAAERTMERIKKWRELCPELVIRSTFIVGFPGETEEDFQMLLDFLDEAQLDRVGCFKYSDVEGAKANDLPDPLSEEIKQERFERFMQKQQQISTAKLQRRIGQTIQVLIDEVDEEGAIGRSFADAPEIDGLVYLNGDVTLKPGDLITATVEHADEYDLWASRPVNSDVSR, encoded by the coding sequence ATGACTGTTGAAACCTTTAATCCCAAGCAAACCACGACCCTAGAAACCCCGGTTAAGATCCTTGAAGCCGACAAGCCAGCAACCTTATCAACCGGTTCACGGATCGGTTTCGTTAGCCTGGGCTGTCCTAAAAACTTAGTGGATTCTGAACGTATTCTGACCCAACTGCGCACCGAAGGGTATGACGTGGTAAATACCTATAATGACTCAGACTTAGTCATAGTGAATACCTGTGGCTTTATCGATACGGCTGTACAAGAGTCACTGGACACCATAGGCGAAGCCTTAGCTGAAAACGGTAAAGTGATTGTTACTGGTTGTTTAGGCATTAAAGAAGACGAAATCCGTGAAGTACACCCCAATGTACTTGCTATAACGGGGCCACACGCTTATGAAGAAGTGGTGAATCAAGTGCATCAGCACCTACCACAACCTAGTCATAACCCTTATTTGAACTTGGTACCGGATATAGGCGTTAAGCTTACACCTCGTCATTACGCCTATTTAAAAATATCTGAAGGTTGTAATCATCGTTGCACCTTTTGCATTATTCCATCAATGCGTGGTGATTTGGTCAGCCGTCCTATCGGTGAAATATTAGATGAAGCTCAGCGTCTAAAAAATGCGGGGGTTAAAGAGTTATTAGTGATTTCACAAGACACCAGTGCTTATGGCGTCGATGTGAAAAACAAAATGGGTTTCTGGAATGGTATGCCTGTTAAAACCGGCATGACAGAGTTATGCGAAAAACTCGGCGAAATGGGCATGTGGGTGCGCTTGCACTATGTTTATCCGTATCCTTCGGTCGACAAAATCATGCCGCTGATGGCATCAGGCAAAGTATTACCTTATTTAGACATTCCATTTCAACATGCCAGTCCGCGCATCCTTAAATTGATGAAACGCCCAGCTGCTGCCGAACGCACCATGGAGCGTATCAAAAAGTGGCGTGAGCTATGCCCTGAATTGGTTATTCGCTCGACCTTTATTGTTGGTTTTCCTGGCGAAACAGAAGAAGACTTTCAAATGTTGCTCGACTTCTTAGATGAAGCGCAATTAGACCGTGTAGGCTGCTTCAAATATTCTGACGTAGAGGGCGCCAAAGCCAACGATTTGCCAGACCCTTTAAGCGAAGAAATAAAGCAGGAGCGTTTTGAACGCTTCATGCAAAAACAACAACAGATCAGCACCGCTAAACTACAGCGTAGAATAGGACAAACCATTCAAGTATTAATAGACGAAGTCGACGAAGAAGGCGCTATTGGTCGTAGTTTTGCTGACGCCCCTGAAATCGACGGTTTAGTCTATTTAAATGGCGACGTTACGCTCAAACCTGGCGATTTAATTACTGCCACAGTGGAACATGCTGACGAGTACGATTTATGGGCCTCACGCCCAGTAAACAGCGATGTTAGTCGTTAA